ATATTACTATGGCAATATGACATTCATATTTTGccactaaattaattttataataatcaaaatcatAAACACCTAGAAAAGTTATATACTTATGAATGATTTGATATAAACTCTGATACTGATTTATTCTAAGATCACCAGGTCAAatcatattaaagataaaaatgaagaTCTTGCTATCTTAACAATTTTACATCAAAGAATCGATACTAGTAAGTAGTAACGCTACACAATGACTAATTGTAAGTCTGATAACCTAAAAATTCATAACTGTTTgccaaagttaaaaatatgtatctataaatataaaacaaactcaaaatttttaagaacaaaTTACACAACGatatataaacaacatttgttattgataaattatgtaatctCTAATATGCTGCGAAGACATCTGTTTTCCtatttacttttcaattttacttttcatctGTAATGAcagatgtatgtatttttttaaactagataaatatacatttcatcTAGATTAAAAGGTCTTGATAAATTTCtacaaatcatttaataacatttaaatatatttaaccttCTTCGCAGTCCCAATAACTTGCAACGTCAAATGACAGCTGCTTCTAAATAATTGTTAGACTATGCATTTCTTTCGTAAATGCGATCTTTATCAAATTTACATACatgttcttaatttaattttattgaaaactaaatCGCAACgtgtttttaataatcgtTTTGAGATATTTTTCTACGGGATTGAGTATTAGCATTTAAAACCTatctcatttaatataaataactaaattcaGTAATACTTGAAAAAGACAGAGTTTGTTAATCATAAATTGTTTGGAAATTCCAAGGCTGTATTGATTTCCACATGCCAAGGTTTAAGGCATGTTTAAGGCAGCGAGGATGTTTTTTGATACTTTCCATTAAGGCTGTTAAGGTGAAGAAAGTTGAGAACTTCatgatagaaaaattaaagagaattattacatgaaagattttattcatatatctaAATCCTCATCTGGGTCTTCATCATCCCAATCATCGACAACATCGGGTTCATAAAAAACTTTACCCTTgccttcattaattttattcatgtatggcagttttaatttgtttttctccAATTGTTGTATTTGATCCGTCTCTATTTTGAATGTTGTCAGACTCCCCGGTGAAACTTTTTCAGATTGAGTGACTTTTAGATTATCCTCTTTCAATACAGGAGACAACTTAAATGTTGAAGTTGGAGCATCATATGACATGATTTcttcacttttaaatattttaccacTCTTTTTCACTTGAACCCAAATTTTATTTGCCATTACTTCATCAAATGATATTACAGCATTTGATATATGATGGAGATGTGTTTCTATTTTGGAGTTAGGAATCAGGCAATCTCTgtgtaatattaagattaattttgttacatttgaaTTTGTCTGaagacttttaatattatttaaacttgcACTCCAGCCCAGATCTAGCACCATTTGGTTTAATGAGTCTATAACACATATACTCTTCGCAACGGGTTCATTGTCAAATCCTTTTAGGCATTTGATACTTTTGTCTTGTAAAATAGTTTGCCAGACTGATAATGGCTGCTCATAACATGTAACTTGCACCATGCCATCTGTATTTTCTAGCAACTCTATTAACAACggcaatatgtttttattgatatcatCTTCTATCAATACTGTAAAggcactttttattttaaacaatgccATAGCTATAGAAAGAAACAACTCTTGTTTAATGCTTAAATTGTTTGTATAGGTtataataaaagcttttttttatatatttaacgtaAACTCAACAAAACCTTTccgtttaaataatgatagtaaagaaaaaaatgtgtttctaaataatattataacatacatctatatacatataagaataAGCTGATCTATGATATACATCCACATTCGTGTTTTTAGCCTTTAAGTCTTCACAAATGACATCAAATTgacacattattttataactcggTAACCTAAATTCTGTCTACTTTGTTGCaagaaagaaattattacagtataagaaataaatacttttaaaggaaagaaatatagaattgatttatttttatttataaacacttccttataaataactaattttgttaattagtttatatgtataatactaataaaatattgtatgaaataaaaaaaaaaaactaaaatcaataataaaagaagTCAAAGAAAATACTAATGTGTTTTCTTACACGTCAGTATTTTATCCCTTtggaaattatgtttttaatgctTACAAGTATATATAGGCAAACCGCCGCTATAACATAATATCTGGAACCGTTTAATGGAACGCCGCCATTACAGGGGTAAGTAAGTACGGCATCTATTAAGAATTAACAAATGACAAGTATTGGCTACCTCTGACACTGGCAATGGCATACCGAAGATTTAGATTGccatattaacaaattaaaaaaaaaaaagtggtaGGTACAGCTGCTGTTTTTATCTGGAGTTTTAAGGATTTATTGACATTTGACATATTTCATAATGTGTCTCAAttctataaaagtattttataatttgtgtgtGTAGtgtgaaattaacaaaatgtttaaacgaatcattaaaaacagaatatttgTTCGACACACTGCTTTTGTACCAGCTTATAAAGCTCCCGTCCAAGAAGATTTTGATAAGCTAAGAgaatttctcataaaaaataaacaacttctTGTTCTTACTGGAGCTGGTATATCTACAGAGTCAGgttggttaaaaaaatatttaagtattaatttttataattgcgTATGATTTATACtaattacattttgtaatttttaaggcATACCAGACTACAGATCTGAGGAAGTAGGATTGTATGCCCGCAGTAATCATAAACCAATTCAATACCAAGAGTTTGTAAAATATCCAAGAGTCAGACAGAGGTATTGGGCAAGAAATTTTGTAGGCTGGCCTAGATTTAGTGCTATAAAGCCTAATGCAACACATCATGTTATTAGAGACCTTGAAAAGGTAACAAATTTTCTTGTACTCTTGTAAGCCAATGTAATATTGTGTGACATTTGTTCAATtgggtaataaaaattaattttatattttagataggAAAAGTATCTTCAGTGGTTACACAGAATGTCGATAGACTTCACCATAAAGCGGGTTCAACGAATGTTATTGAACTCCATGGCTCAGGTTATATtgtgaaatgtttaaattgtcCATATGAAATAGATCGTTTTAAGTTGCaagatatattaatgaaaaacaatccTAGTATGAAAAGCAGCTTTGATATGATAAGGCCAGATGGGGATGTGGAGCTATCTAAAGTGAGTTTATCGGTAAAAAGTACTTCAATATATACAGCAGCTTCCTATAAcacttgtttcttttttaaaggtgatgaaacattattttacaatgaaacttAGATGACACGATAAAATGATCACTGTCATGGGTTCGTGGTAACTTTTAactgagttttattttaacattaaatatcttaCAGTATTTCCATTTCTtagaaaaataactaaaatggttacatatgattttatatagtcAGCTTTTGtcagacaaaataaatttatatatattatacagcaTAATTCATAACATTTTCAGTAAATGTAACAGTTCCTTTTCAGGAACAAGTGGAAAGTTTCAGAACTCCTCTTTGTCCGGAATGTGAAGGTCCTTTAAAACCTGACATAGTATTCTTTGGAGATAACGTACCAAAGCAAAGAGTGGAACAAGTTAGGAATGAAGTTAGTTGTAGTGATGCTGTATTTGTTCTTGGCTCCAGTTTAACTGTCTATTCAAGTTATAGGATAATTCTCCAGGCCAAAGAAGAAGGGAAAGAAGTagccattttaaatataggtcCTACAAGAGCAGATGATATGGCTGATCTTAAAGTTTCAACCAAGTGTGGTGACATTCTAGTAGATGTATGCAAAACAATTATGTGACCTTGCTATAGAACAAATGTTACATTCTGATccattaaatgaatttaattcaaataaatgtgttgCAAAGAAAATacagtttgttttaatttcaatttattataaaaggaaGTATTGATACAAATTGATCATTTTAAGCAATCAGTACTGAACTAGTTTAACATTGAACatccatttaatttttatcagtgTTACAATAAAGAGACTGGAAAGGAAGACAggtgaaagaaaatataatgctgttatttaaatcaacTGAGATCACTGAATTCTATTTTTACTACTACCATATCGATAATCAATTAGtcagacaattttttttttttttaattttacttacatcTAATGTTAATGTCTTTAACCTCAGTGTACATATGAGGTGTCAATATAAAGGATAAAATGGTTATTATAATGGTTACACTATGacaggaaattaaaaatatatttccctATCATCATAGTAACTAATTCTGTTCAGGATTATCTTTTGCTACACTtgtctataattatatactgtGACATTAGtgtcaattaatattctaattcTACACaagctgaaaaatatataaagaaaacacaTATAAGAAGACTTGTGAAAAACTTGGCATAAACAATTAAGTTTATGGCAGTGTTATTAAGaaaccatatttatatattaattaattataggtAGTGGCTGACCATTCATCACATAtgcaaacataaaataacttatattgaactatagttttaaagtaattttttagtttactgaaatatatatgcaacaattaaaattaatattaagtgaaaTCATTCAATCATATTCGATCATAAGATATTTACCACAAGAAATTGAgtcattcattaaatttatgataattttcaaaagattACATTAAGTCATAAatcttacaataaatatgaagTGCGTCTTACAAGTAGTCATTATCAGCATCAACATAAACACATTCAAACACAGTCTTAAAATTACCATGAAATTCACATTCAAATTGCTTTGTACACTACATTGAAACCGTAATACTTGtctaatgttattataagaaGTAGT
This Danaus plexippus chromosome Z, MEX_DaPlex, whole genome shotgun sequence DNA region includes the following protein-coding sequences:
- the LOC116777406 gene encoding NAD-dependent protein deacylase Sirt4; its protein translation is MFKRIIKNRIFVRHTAFVPAYKAPVQEDFDKLREFLIKNKQLLVLTGAGISTESGIPDYRSEEVGLYARSNHKPIQYQEFVKYPRVRQRYWARNFVGWPRFSAIKPNATHHVIRDLEKIGKVSSVVTQNVDRLHHKAGSTNVIELHGSGYIVKCLNCPYEIDRFKLQDILMKNNPSMKSSFDMIRPDGDVELSKEQVESFRTPLCPECEGPLKPDIVFFGDNVPKQRVEQVRNEVSCSDAVFVLGSSLTVYSSYRIILQAKEEGKEVAILNIGPTRADDMADLKVSTKCGDILVDVCKTIM
- the LOC116778050 gene encoding elongator complex protein 5 — encoded protein: MALFKIKSAFTVLIEDDINKNILPLLIELLENTDGMVQVTCYEQPLSVWQTILQDKSIKCLKGFDNEPVAKSICVIDSLNQMVLDLGWSASLNNIKSLQTNSNVTKLILILHRDCLIPNSKIETHLHHISNAVISFDEVMANKIWVQVKKSGKIFKSEEIMSYDAPTSTFKLSPVLKEDNLKVTQSEKVSPGSLTTFKIETDQIQQLEKNKLKLPYMNKINEGKGKVFYEPDVVDDWDDEDPDEDLDI